Proteins encoded within one genomic window of Episyrphus balteatus chromosome 1, idEpiBalt1.1, whole genome shotgun sequence:
- the LOC129905372 gene encoding arp2/3 complex-activating protein rickA-like, with translation METPNSNVSLKRTRNDEIGSFKIIHTDTDTDDNSINGNANKKKIISEYKIVYNETRQSNRHKNPSGVWKYFALATKDTSTGDNNFKDEPDDRVLCMLCYNKGRVHVYKSKTSSSNLWKHLNRKHDIEIPTERMFAVSTSSLDRFEFNSEEIDDGNSSNDCQLPVLDEENNDVLIKADDFDGIEEYTEEEEDEQNIQSSLSNEMIEENILRYEISSSRMTKDIGLAIIEEVAKRPILYEVQMSKLSTVKATKKVMWEEVYDALGQIVPIERIQKIWKNIRDRYKKIRNIERDGMKCIAKYKYYDHLGFLDDDEQLGCQLSDVEFEEQPEEKKPRPEDFSFLIEQTDSILTSVDDLVQNDQNYTTEDVVSETSSNCIVSSSNPPTITTTIYPMEMNPNNSDVIIAKPPPTPATAPPQTAPPPPQQPETPPVSNNTEQMDEFDLFGKLIANKLRNAPRDRVNLIEVKIMQAILENT, from the exons ATGGAAACCCCAAACTCCAATGTTTCCCTCAAACGAACACGAAATGATGAAATTGGTTCCTTCAAAATCATCCACACTGACACAGATACCGATGATAATTCAATAAATGGCAATgccaataagaaaaaaataatcagtgAATACAAAATCGTTTACAATGAAACACGTCAATCGAATCGTCACAAAAATCCCAGTGGAGTATGGAAGTACTTTGCCCTTGCAACTAAAGATACTTCCACTGGAGACAATAATTTCAAGGACGAACCTGATGACAGAGTTCTTTGTATGCTTTGCTATAACAAAGGTCGGGTTCATGTGTACAAAAGTAAAACCTCTTCGTCAAATTTGTGGAAACATTTGAATCGAAAACATGACATTGAAATTCCCACTGAGAGAATGTTTGCTGTGAGCACATCCAGTTTGGATCGTTTCGAATTTAATAGTGAAGAAATTGATGATGGAAATAGTTCAAATGATTGCCAATTACCAGTTTTAGATGAAGAGAATAATGATGTACTGATTAAAGCTGATGATTTTGACGGAATTGAAGAGTACACTGAAGAGGAGGAGGATGAACAGAATATACAATCTAGTTTGTCAAATGAAATGATTGAAGAAAATATTCTGAGATATGAGATTTCTTCTTCACGAATGACAAAAG atattgGATTAGCAATTATAGAAGAAGTTGCTAAAAGACCAATTCTCTATGAAGTACAAATGAGCAAACTTTCCACAGTGAAAGCTACGAAAAAAGTTATGTGGGAAGAAGTTTATGATGCTTTGGGCCAAATTGTTCCAATTGAACGGATACAGAAAATCTGGAAAAATATTCGTGATCGATATAAGAAAATTCGTAATATCGAACGAGATGGAATGAAATGCATAGCCAAATATAAGTACTATGATCATTTGGGCTTTTTGGATGATGATGAACAATTGGG GTGCCAGCTCTCAGATGTGGAATTTGAAGAACAACCAGAAGAAAAGAaac CTCGCCCAGAAGACTTTTCATTCCTAATTGAACAAACCGATAGCATACTGACCAGTGTTGATGATCTTGTTCAAAATGATCAAAATTACACAACTGAAGATGTGGTTAGTGAAACCAGTAGTAATTGTATCGTGAGTAGTAGTAATCCACCCACAATCACAACTACAATTTACCCAATGGAAATGAACCCCAACAACTCTGACGTCATTATAGCAAAGCCACCACCAACTCCAGCAACAGCTCCACCTCAAACAGCCCCACCACCTCCTCAACAACCTGAAACACCTCCTGTTTCAAATAACACTGAACAAATGGATGAATTTGATTTATTTGGCAAATTAATTGCCAATAAACTTCGCAATGCTCCTAGAGATCGAGTTAATTTGATTGAAGTTAAAATAATGCAAGCAATTCTTGAaaacacataa